In the genome of Dama dama isolate Ldn47 chromosome 33, ASM3311817v1, whole genome shotgun sequence, the window gttgacaccacacttatggaaaaagtgaagaactaaaagcctcttgataaaagtgaaaaaggagagtgaaaaagttggcttaaaactcaacattcagaaaactaagatcatggcatctggtcccatcacttcatggcaaatagatggggaaacagtggaaacagtggctgactttattttggggggctacaaaatcactgcagatgatgattgcagccatgaaattaaaagacgcttactccttggaaggaaagttatgaccaatctagacagcatattaaaaagcagagacattactttgccagcaaaggtccatctagtcaaggatatcgtttctccagtggtcatgtatgaatgtgagagttggcctctgaagaaagctgagcacggaagaattgatgcttttgaacggtggtgttggagaagacttttgagtcccttggactgcaaggaggtccaaccagtccatcctaaaggagatcagtcctgggtgttcactggaaggactgatgctgaagctgaaactccaatactctggccacctgatgcgaagagctgactcatttgaaaagactctgatactgggaaagattgaggacaggaggagaagggaatgacagaggatgagatggttggatggcatcactgactcaatggacatgggtttgggtggactctgggagttggtggtggacagggaggcctggcgtgctgcagttcatggggtcacaaagatttggacacgactgatctcAACTGAATGAATTACACGAATTAGGTTATCTTAGTTGGATAAGATAAAAGACAAAGACATAGAAATACATCCCAAGGGAATTAAGttactatttttcctttcctgcctTTGAAATGAAACCTACACAATGATCTTTGGCCAGGATAAAACACTCTCAAAGCATATGTTCTATAGCATTTGGGCCTCAGGGATCAGTGGCTACTGCTTGCATCATTAAATGCTTATTATTCCTTCTTCCAAAAACCACAGCTAGCTCTTTTGAGATGTTATCACCAGTGAactgtatttcttaaaaatactcACCAAACTCTCTGAGAAAATTTATTCAGCTTAGAAGTTATGCATCAAGATCTTGCCTCTGTCTTTATCAGGTTAATATCTGCCATTAAGACAATTTTCATACAGGCTTGATGTCAGGTCACAAATTTATGAAGCCAACTGAGTTACGGCTCACAAACCTGGACTTTATTTTCCTTGGTGAGAAGATGATATGAAACCATGCTAAGCTGAAATGTTTGGAACACTAAGGGACTCATTTGAAATCATCATCAATAGAAAACTTAAAGACATCATGAGACATTTCCACACAATTGTTTAATTTACACTCTTGGTCAAGTTGAGAGTTTGACATTATCTTCCCTTTGTACTTAGTAAAGCAAGCTCATGGTCAGAATGAGATTAAAAGCTAAAGAAGTTGCACTCCTACAATCCTTGTCTTTTTGTGCTGTTATtatagaaattaatgaaaaccACTTTCTTCACTCTGAGGCTCCAGGAGAGGCATTATGTTAAAATGAATGCAAAGCATTACATCAATATAATTTTAAGATTGATATGGATGGCCAATGACACAGTTTCAAATTGCTTCAGAGAATTTTACCATAATGACTATATTGCAATTTTGATAAGGTATAGAAAAATGCCAAAAGCTCCTGCCtgacagaaattttttttataaatcaaattattatttttttaaaatgtaatactgtttatttaacttcaaaaacatttcaacattctaaacatacaaaaaaaaaaaaaaataacagaacatTGCAGATTGTGTTTAGTACAGAAGGTTCTTGAACTTTCACTGGTGCAGTGGCTCTTGGCTTTGCTGACAATGAACAGTTCtacagtttgtttaaaaaaaaaaaaaaacaacagtttaaAACTACCGCACTTCAACTAAAAAGGATCCAAAACACTTCTCATGCCTGCTGACTCCCCTCCCCTTTCCACAGCTAAGAATGGCAGCGGGATGCTATGTCGCtatatacaaaaacaagacaaccTGAAGCTAAATGGATGCCCACTGCAGTGTCCACAGGTCCAGCCCCGCAGTGCACGCCCTGAGCTACGGCCCCTCCGGAAGGCATTGCCCCCACAGCCTCCACACCAAGCAAGGAGCATCAGGAGTGTGTCTCggttgctttgttctttttacaAACTATAGATACGTACAGTTGAGAACTCGGGATTTCTAGCCAATGACCATAGAATTAACACACCaccttacaaattaaaaaaaaaaaaaatgccagaaacATCTTTAAATGCCTTGTCACACCAACAGCAAAGTGCACAGAGTGAGGAGAACACGAGagccttttcattttaaaaatgtttggaaatatgTACAACTTTGATACAGTTTCCAGGTGCTCCGGACACCCATGGCCACTTAATGTAAACCACTTACAACTGCTAGAGCACTTTGAGAGACTAAGATATGATCATGAGCCAATCGGGTAATTAAACCTAATGAGGGCAACAGACACGTCTTGGGTGAGAGGTGTGTCAATCAAGGCGCTCCCTACTCTAAGGTATTCACAAGGAGACAgatcaacagttttttttttattcatcctcctcctcctcctcatcttcttcatCTTCCTCTTCCACCTTTTTCCGGGCAACTTTAGCAGGACCCTTGGCGCCATCAAACTTCCCTTTAGACTTATAGTCTGCGACATCCTTCTCATACTTCTCCTTCAGCTTTGCTGCCTTGTTGTTGTATGGCTGCTTCTCAGTGTCACTTAAGTTATTCCACATCTCGCCCAGTTTCTTTGCCACATCTCCAGTAGAGATGCCAGGGTTTGTAGACTTGATCTTGGGACGGAATTCAGAACAAAATAGGAAAAATCCAGATGGTGGTCTCTTGGGGGCATTAGGGTCCTTCTTCTTCTTGCCTCCCTTAGCTGGTCCATAATCCTTCATTTCCCGATCATAGCGCACTTTATCCGCCTTTGCCATCTCATCGAATTTCGACTTCTCTTTCCCGGACATGGTCTTCCACCTCTCAGAGCAtttcttggaaaattcagcaaaatTGACAGGGACCTCTGGATTTTTCTTCTTATGTTCCTCTCTGCACGTCTGCACAAAGAAGGCATAAGCAGACATCTTGCCCTTTGGTTTTTTGGGATCACCTTTAGCCATCTTGACTGTATTGTTCGCTAGTCCGGGCAGCGCAGGGCACGACGCGCGGCTCAGCGCTCCACAGCCTCGTGCTAGCTGCCTCCACGAGAGCCGCCTCtataaatcaaattattttattcaacaCAATCTTAGTAATTAACAATGTGATTTGGTCACAATACAAAAGTCCATTTATTAGTTTATCCTTTGTATATTATTTATGGAGCATTATATAAGGTActagaaaatttaatttattcaaaGAATAACTGTTGATTGCTTCTCTGTACAGGATACTGTTTTGGAGCTGGAGAAACAGCAGTAAAACTCACATCCAAAATTTCTCTTCTCATGGAACTTATATTCTAATGGAGAAGAAGCAAAGTGGTTaggataaataaatatacaatacGCTTAAAGGAGCCAAGTGCTAAagagaaaggagatcagtcctgggtgttcattggaagaactgatgttgaagctgaaactccaatattttggccacctgatgcgaagagctgactcatttgaaaagaccctgatgctgggagagattgagggcaggaggggaaggggatgacagaggaagagatggttggatggcatcactgactcaatggacatgggtttgggtggactctgggagctggtgatggacagggaggcctggtgtgctgcggttcatggggtcgaaaagagtaggccacgacttaatgactgaactgaagagaaaaataatattaaaagggaAAGGGGATAGATACTATTGTGATGGGATGCTGAGGGGGTCACATTTCAGACTGGTTAATAGGGACGAACTCTCAGAAAAGGTGACATTTGAATGAAGACTTATAAAGAGCCAAGAAATTTAGCATAAAGATATCTAGGGGGAGCTTACACAAAGTATAAGAAAAAGTAAGTGAGAAATGACATGCTTAGCATCTTGAGAAAGAGTAAGGATGTCATTAAAGTGTGTTAGCaactcaactgtgtctgacactttgtgactccatggactatagcctgccaggctcctctgtccctgaagttcccaggcaagaatacaggagtgggtagccgttccttgTCATAGCCATTTGGTACATAGTGTGAGTGGAGGAGGAGTAGAAGATAAATCTGGAGAGGTAAAGAGAGTGGCTGATGGAGGGTCTTGAGGGTCACATGAAAGATTCTGCCATTTAATCTTAGTAGATGGGAGCCTCTGGAGGGTGTGAGGCAGAGGAAGAGCTGATCTGATTTCTCATTTAGGAGAATCGCTCTGATTGTTACGGTGAGACTAGAATGCAAAGATTAACTGGATACAGTTTAATGCCAATGAATTCACTCTCAGTTTGAAAGGCTGAAACAGATACTGGTTCAATGCAGTGAGATAGGTGTTATTCAAAAATTCGGAGTGATCTGAGAGTTAAGAGTAAAAGGTAAGCGTCCTCACTCCTCAGCCTACTATAATTGACTTCCACCTCTCCAAGTCCACTAGTTAACCATTAATAGCTGTGATTTTTCACATTGCTTTTCTTCTTGAAATGTTATCTTCTCTTCCACTGCCATGTGTTGTCCATATTTCCCTCTTAGGTTTCTTTACAGATATTCACATTACTGGCTCAACTTCCTCCCTCAGGGTCATTAGGTTCTCAGATCCCATACAGGACTGTCACTCTGCACAACCCAAAGGGACCATTTACAGCACAGGCCTTGGGACGTGTGCTGTTTGAAGGTGAATGTTGCTACTCGGCATGGCATGTCATGAAATATCTCTCTCCTagtctttcatttgttttggttCTCTTTACCTCAGTAATATTCATCACACATGTGGCTtcaaataaaaattgtttataaGTTTACTTCTTCATCCCAGGATGCTTTGCTGTGTAATACACTCCTACCAGTGGACTGCTTGACACTCCCAAATGGGTGTTTCAAATTGTACTTCAAATTGTTATGGCCCAGGGGGAACTCAAGGACTTCCCTTGATACATGATCTTCTTCCAGTGTTCCTTAGCTAATGGATGCCACTTCTACCCATCCTGCTCTGCAAGCCAGAAACCTACAATTCCCCTTTGACACCTCAACTTCAGGACCCTCAAATCCAATCCATTATCCAATCAACTGACTTGTTTCCCCAAGCCATCTCCATAGTCCAACataccttcatctcctgcattttctTCCTCTAAGAATCCTACGCTGTACCACCACAGGCAAAGAAAACCTTCAAAATGCTAACTGAATCATGTCACTGACTGCATACCTGTCTAAAATACTGCAAagaatttccatttttccttgaaaaaaaaaaatgatcttaaaGTTTTCAGATGTTCTAACCTTTATCTACCTCTGCAAGTTCATTTTGCTAAGATGTTTCCTTTTCCCCCTTTGAACTCCAGCTGCAACAggcttttaaaaatctacttgaaCAGGAGAGGAGAACAAGAtgatggaggagtaggtggacatggagtacatctctctgcacagatacatcaggagtacaccttcagacacagaagtgtgtGGTGAACACCAGCTGTGAGCAGGCAGGGGTACCTGACAGCAGAAGAGAATATATggaaccacgcaaaactcagtaggatgaaggaactgtgggggggggggggggggggacaggagtgttagtaggactggacctgccctcggtgggtggggaaactgaaccaggggtccaatccccacatcagggcaattgtcagagtcagaggagaaacatttaaggctgagagtgaaacagctgatctgtggcagcctaaatggaatcagaatcagacagtccttgccacaacCATACGTACCCTGGACAGGGACATGGGTCCCATGGAAggcacagtggctgggagctggagtttagggattgtggagcaatcccagggtgagggatGGTGCTGACCGCAGAGAGATggatcgaggggatgtgagggaggaggttgtggtgggaaatgcctgtggaggaaagccaggcagccatgggagCAAGGAGATACTGCTGGTCATGCACAGGGGATGGGGCCATCACCATAGGCTCTCTCACCCAACATGCCAGCTTCGGCAGCTGAACAATAAAGAGGCTGGTCCACCAAATGCCTGATGAACGGTGCTAcggagtaggaccccacccagggggccCCTTTAAGAGACTGATGCACCTATCTACAGAGTAGACCCCAGCCCGCGGGGCCCTGCTGCGCCTgactgcagaacaccagagaaggaccccaggcaagggagccctctaagtccCTGAATGGGCGGAGCTGCGGAGAAAGgcgggccaaagaggccttctgatcacaaGCTACAAGAGGcttggaaaaagactctgatggggccataactcctgggggggaggcagtccgtgtccctgcacactgcGCAcctccagggtccctgcaaggcaagcagctgcgccaccttcCTGCTCAGCTCTCACGGGACAGAGCTGCCACGGGCAAAAAAGACCCTGCATCTATGCGTGCAAGgtcgctttggtcatgtccaactttttgtgaccctgtagagtgtggcctgccaggcttctctgtcagggggtttctccaggcaagaatcctggagcttATTGGCTAATAtcggttgccatggccttctggAGCACTATAATCCCTGCTGCCCCAGCCGCCAGCTCCCCTGAGCACCTGGCCcggccagaacccctgcgacccaagcagctgcaccgccTCCACACccggccctcacaggggcaaaccccagtcctccagggcagcctcgggAGCTAACCCCAGTGATCAACCcatatgcagaggtggaaataaaaccacagttgaaacccaggggctgAGTGgccaaggaagaagacccaaaaccttcccaccataggtacaagctgcagattaaatacACATGATAAACTAGGCAGACTCTATCTCTATGGAATacataaaaggacattgagagctcccagaaaagaaaattcactagttctgatagccgtggacactggaggcaagaatacacaggagtaggaccagattagagtctgagctgcccccacagcaggtccagagatcattggagggcatcctagggaggtgaggtggactgggactcccagcgagggaaaggactctgacagcagtgactcaggaaaaacatctattattctgatgttttgacttgttctgtagattcttctgGATTTTCCCCCCCTTTTTATCCCCCtctgttgtcaattttattgccactatgaaatctaattaagcttttgagctttttttgttttccctcagtcacattttttattgttgttataaacctctgcctctacactgggcttttgcagttctgtggagttttccttttctccttttctcaattttaattttttaaacctactatTATTTGTTCTACATTTATTCacttgtttgcctttcctactgttcttttctgcttgcagttaatctttaatgcatataaatcttctttatctacctctatttaactttttatatctattccttctttcttgtctttccactcaacatatttgttagtttcattttcattactttattccccaactggcaccttgctttagtttgttttccagtttgtgttttagttagttttattCCTAACTGGTagatatagtttttgtttttttttgtttgtttgccaggtcaatctattgtactttacttttgttggactgttttgactttgcttatgggtgtatatgtatatgtgtatagtcagtcacactttttattgttgttataaacctctgcctctacattggccCTTGCAGTTCtgtagaattttccttttttttttttccttttctcttttaatttttaaaacctattattttttcctacatttattcctttgttggcttttcctactgttctttgcCCCTTGCAGTTAGTCTCTAATgtgtataaatcttctttatctacctctatttaactttgcatatctattctttctttcttttcctctcaaccTATTTATTAGTCTTATTGTCATTgttttattccccagttggcacctttattgctctagttttgttttccagtttgtgctttagttagttttgctcttaactggtgtatataatttttggtttcctttgttcactgggtcaatttattgcactttatttttgctggacagttttgattttctttttgagtatatatgtatatgtgtatatttgtcacacttttcacTGTTGTTAAACcgctgcctctatgttgggcttttgctgttctatggagttttcctttctctctctctctctcttcttcctattttcctttttttctattttaatattttaaaatctattatagcttttctacatttattcttttgtttgcctttcctactgttctttcctcttggcagttaatctttaatgtatgtaAATCTTCTTCATTTACCTCTATTTAagtttgcatatctattttttctttcctttcttctcaacatatttgttagtattgttttcagttctttattccccacttggcaccttgatttagtattgttttccagtttgtgctttagttagttttgttcttaactgatagatataatttttgatttcctttgtttgctgggtcaatctactgtactttattttagttggaatgctttgactttgcttatggggGCAAATGTATaggtgtatattccattattttaattatcatctgcctgattttgtaattatcatttgtctggggttcatctttggtttctcacttTTGGGTAATTGTTTTAAGCTTACTTAAAGCtgtaacaaaccacttgtggaatcttcattcctgaccagagttcaagccctgagcctttgtaGTGGGAGCACTGAATCCAaaaccctagactaccagagaactaaccccaGAGattatcaaatagtgagaactgagacaaaggaaaccactgaataCAAGGCTGgacatcacccaaccaccagtagcaccctgtgcaggatgcctcatctaaacaaaacaaaacaaaaatacaaactcaatcatcagcagacagggttACCACCTCACTCAACCTTGCCCATCagggtaaaaacaaacaaacaaaaaactcagcacaaatcccatgctatatgaagcttacacaaaccattgGACCAAACTTAGGAAGGCAGaagtcaaaaggaagaaagaattcaaccttgaagcctgggaaaaggagacctcaaacacaagttaaaaaaaataaataaatgaaagccaGAGAGATACTACATAAATAAAGGAATGAGCTAGAAACATagaagttcaaataaatgaaaaggaaataggaaagctacctgagaaagaattcagaataatgatagtaaagatgatcaaaaactttgaaagcaaaatggagaaaatgcaagagtcaattaaaaagacctagcagaattaaagaataaacatacagggacaaaaaacacaattactgaaattaaaaatactctagaaggaatcaatagcagaatacctgaaatagaagaatgaatcagtgagctggaagataaaatggtggaaataacttctgaatagcaaaataaagcaaaaagagtgaaaagaactgaggatagtctcagagacccttgggacaatgtcaaatgcatcagcatttgaattataggggtcccagaagaagaagagaaaatgaaagggtatgagaaaaattttgaaagattttagtTGAAAATATCTccaatatggaaaaggaaatagtcaatcaagtccaagaagcccaaagagtcccatacaggataaacccaagaagaaacacgccaagacacatactaatcaaactaacaaagactaaacacaaagaaagaatattagaagcagcaagggagaagcaataaGTAGCATACAGGGAaacccatacacttaacagctgatcgtTCAGCAGAAacctgcaggccagaagggaaaggcaggatatatttaaagtattgaaagggagaaatctacaaccaagattacagtacccggcaaggatctcattcaaaattgatgagaaataaaaagcttttcagacaagcaaaagttaagggaATTAAGTACCACccaaccagctttacaacaaatgttaaagggacttatacagtcaagaaatacaagagacaaaaatcaaccccaaacaattaagaaaatggcaataggaatatatatatatcaataattactttaaatgtaaatggcttaaatgctccaaccaaaagacacaggctggctgaatggatacaaaaacaagacccctatatatgttgtctacaagaaatccacttcagacttaaagacacatatagactaaaagtgagaggatagaaaaaatacattccatgtaaatggaagtaaaagaaagctggagtagcaatcctcataccAGACAAAAGAGACCTTAAAATAAGCAACATTATAAGAGACAAGGAATGACACTACATGATGCtcaaaacaatgaaatatcatactacacctgtcagaatggccatcatcaataagtctataaacaataaatgctggagagagtgtggagaaaaaggaatgcccttgcattgttggtgggaatgtaaattgatacagccactatggaagacagtatggagatttctttaaaaactagtgataaaaccaccatatgacctagcaatcccactcataggcatatatcctgatgaaaccagggttgaaaaagacacttgtatcccattgttcattgaagtgctatttacaatagctagaacgtggaagtaacctagatgtccatcagcagatgaatgaataaagaagctgtggtacatatgcacaatggaatattactcagccataaaagggaacacATTTGATTCAGttttgatgaggtggatgaacctagaacctattatacagagtgaagtgaatcagaaagagaaagataaatattgtgttctaacgcatatatacggaatccagaaaaacggtactgaagaatttatttacagggcaacagtggagaaacagactgaGGGAGTAGACTTATggacttggggagaggggaggggagggtgagatgtgtggaaagagtaacatggaaacttacattaccatatgtaaaatagataggcaaTGGCAATTTGCcgtgtgtctcaggaaactcaaacaggggctctgtatcaacctagatagGTAGGATGGGAACGGAGATGAGAGGcaggttcaaaaggaaggggatatatgttgAGGTatcacctatggctgattcatgttgaggtttgacagaaaacaacaaatttcTATAAAGCAAtgttccttcaattaaaaaaaaattaaacagatgtATTACACATATGAGCCTCTTTACCTAAGATGCTGTGGTAGATGTCATCCCTTGCTTAAACATTTTTCTGCAACAAATAATCACTGAAATACACCAATTATCTAGAAATATATGGATATTGGCATTTCAGGCAAATATACTGTTACATAGAGTTTATTtggatcatttaaaattttaatcagatttgaaaatattatcGACAAAAATTAGAATTTGATCCTTTTAGGGAATTGTACGGaatatctatgggcttcccaggtggcgctagtggtaaagagcccacctgccaattcagcagacacaagagacatgggtttgattcctgggtaggaaagatcccctgaaggagggcacagcaacccacttcagtattcttgcctgaagaatcccactgacaagaggagtctggagggctacagtccatggggttgcaaagaatcagacaggactgaagcaatttagcatgaaAACACACATGGAATGTCTATAGAAATTGCTTGGGTTCTATTTCAAAATGGCCATATTCTAAGTGTCTGATTCTGGACAACTCACACTAGTTCTCTGTGCTTCATCTCCTCTGTAAAGAAAGTTTCAGtgaatattaataaatgaaaacaagtagATAAATAACCAACATCTATCAGGTTGCCTGTCATCAGTGTAGTTCTTGAGTTctaaaaattgatttaaattcTCTTTCATCTTATTTCCTCTTTGGTTAATAGAGTGTTTCTTGGTTTTAGGTATGGGATAATGGTtttttgtgtgtgcctgtgtctgtAAAACCTTTTTTTTCTGCCTGAATCTGATGAGCTTAAATTAAAGGAGCTTATGATATCAATCAAATAGAAATAACTAGATGAGATTCTCCTTCCTAATGATGAAGCAAGGAAGCATAACACCATCACTTGCAATTAGGAATGTTGTCTGAGCTATTATGAGGCATTTCAGAACCTACCATAACATTTTGGCATCTGTAGGAATGCCTCTTACTGTAAAGGAAAGGTTAATCGCTCTGCTTTTCCAGCTGTTTCACATGGACCAGATGTCTGAGTTGCCCAAACTATTTAGCTGCATATTAGTGCCACATAAACTACTGGCTGCAGCTTGTGGGAGAGCTGTTAATGTCTGTAGAATGTTGCACTGAATGTCATTAAGgtttgaattaaaataaatttgcaaGTGGGTTGTATGTAAATGCTGGTACAAGAATTAGTTTAACGGAAGGACGCCCTAAGGCTTTAGTCACGTCACCCTCTCTCCAGGATCTGTATTTCTTCTGTGGCTTTCACAGTTTCTGTAACTTGCCAGACAGATGCATTATGTATAGCCAATCCATTCTATCAAAGCTGAATCTTcatgctgaacacctgaaacttatataatattgtacatcaactagacttcaattaaacaaaaaactgaaccttacatatgaaaaaaaattcttgtaaAACATGATAGGTATTGAGAA includes:
- the LOC133050808 gene encoding high mobility group protein B3-like — encoded protein: MAKGDPKKPKGKMSAYAFFVQTCREEHKKKNPEVPVNFAEFSKKCSERWKTMSGKEKSKFDEMAKADKVRYDREMKDYGPAKGGKKKKDPNAPKRPPSGFFLFCSEFRPKIKSTNPGISTGDVAKKLGEMWNNLSDTEKQPYNNKAAKLKEKYEKDVADYKSKGKFDGAKGPAKVARKKVEEEDEEDEEEEEDE